In one window of Carassius carassius chromosome 38, fCarCar2.1, whole genome shotgun sequence DNA:
- the LOC132119346 gene encoding zinc transporter ZIP3-like: MEIAVAKILCLLGVFALMLAGILVPVRVMHMEYDKVTRYRRVVALSNSFGGGVFLATCFNALLPAVREKVDDVLKMLQTTNQYPLAETMMMIGFFLTVFVEQAVLTFRKEKPSFIDLETFNAGDSAAGSDSENDAPFISPPRGSRDHQYHSHHHGHFSPSELMHAGPLRLAGLVLALSAHSVFEGLALGLQEDGAKLGTLFIGVAIHETLAAVALGVNIAKAGISLRDASKLAVTVSLMIPLGIGIGMGIQTVQHLAESIISVVLQGMAAGTFLFITFFEILSRELEDKHDRLLKVLFLILGYSVLAGLVFIKW; this comes from the exons ATGGAGATAGCTGTAGCCAAAATCCTGTGTCTGCTGGGGGTGTTTGCCCTGATGTTAGCGGGCATCCTTGTTCCTGTGCGGGTGATGCATATGGAGTATGATAAAGTCACGAGGTACAGAAGAGTGGTTGCTTTAAGCAACTCTTTTGGAGGAGGTGTGTTCCTGGCCACCTGCTTCAATGCCCTTCTCCCAGCAGTTAGGGAAAAG GTTGACGACGTCCTGAAAATGTTACAAACCACTAATCAGTACCCGCTGGCAGAGACTATGATGATGATTGGGTTTTTCCTCACAGTATTTGTGGAACAGGCCGTGCTCACTTTCCGCAAGGAGAAGCCCTCATTTATCGACCTGGAGACATTTAATGCTGGTGACTCTGCAGCGGGGAGCGACTCAGAGAATGATGCTCCATTCATCTCTCCCCCTCGAGGTTCCAGAGACCACCAATACCATTCCCATCACCACGGACACTTCAGCCCTTCAGAGCTAATGCACGCTGGGCCGTTGAGATTAGCTGGCCTGGTGCTAGCACTGTCCGCTCACTCTGTCTTTGAGGGTCTGGCTTTGGGACTTCAGGAAGATGGGGCTAAACTTGGAACCCTCTTCATTGGAGTGGCCATCCATGAGACGCTGGCAGCAGTGGCACTGGGGGTTAATATAGCCAAGGCAGGAATCTCCTTACGGGATGCCAGTAAACTGGCTGTAACAGTGAGCTTAATGATTCCTCTGGGCATCGGGATTGGAATGGGTATTCAGACAGTCCAGCACTTGGCAGAAAGTATTATATCTGTAGTACTCCAGGGCATGGCAGCCGGAACATTCCTCTTCATTACGTTCTTTGAGATCCTTTCACGAGAGCTGGAGGACAAACACGACAGGCTACTGAAGGTGCTGTTTCTAATACTGGGCTACAGTGTACTTGCAGGGCTCGTCTTCATCAAATGGTAA